Within Sphingomonas piscis, the genomic segment TCAGCCAATCCCGTGCGGGTCAGGTAGACCGGACGACGCCACCTGCGTGCGCTGCTGCTAAGCCTGTTGGAAGCGGCAAGGTGCGGCTCGTCCGCCGCACGAAAGGCCTTCCACCGATATTCAAAGGAAGTCCCCGGACAGACCAGTTCGCGGAAGAGCGTCGGCCCGGGCGCCGAGATGATTCGAGATGAAAGACCCAGCGCATCGAGCGCATCAGTGCTGAAGGGGCGTCGGCCACCGTCCGCAGCAGGTTGCGTGAACAGGAGAGGAAGGGTCGGAAACATGTCTCTGGCCCAAAGCCGGGACATGCCGTCGATGACGAAATGGCCATAGTGACGCGTAAGATAGCCTGCAAACAGCACCGGCCCCTCAACGACGTTGAGGCTTGTTGGAAGGCTGACTTCCGCTTTGGGCCGGGACTTTAACTTGTCTCTGAGAGCCGCCGGCGCTTCCGCCGACAATGTCATCTCTGCGGCTTCGTCAATTCGGCGCCCTTCCGTGGTGTAAAGGCTGGCGAACCCTGGAAGTGCGACGACGTCGTGAAGCTTGTGGATCAGAGGCTGCGCTGGATCAGGATTCCTCAAGACCTTCTTGAGCCGATGCTCTGCTTCGCCGGGCGCGAAGCCATGAAAAGTCTGCTTTGCCATCTGATCTCGGGACAAAGGTGGTGCCGCTTGGGGGACTCGAACCCACGACCCCATCATTACGAATGATGTGCTCTACCATCTGAGCTAAAGCGGCATTCCGGCAAAGGGGCATGGCCCCCGCAGGCGCGGCTCCCTAACAGCAAGGCTGTTCAGGGGCAAGGCGCGCCGCAAGCTGAACGGACATGCTTAACATTTTGGTAAGAGCTCTCGTTCATTCCCCCATGTGACTGAATTGTGGGGCAGTCTCTATGGATTCCTATCGCGAACATCCCAGTGACTTCGATTACGCCGCGGACAACCAGCCCGACCGCGAAGTCGCACTGACTGCAGGCGGTGATGAGCGCCGGATGCATGTCCGCGCCTACAATTATTGGGTGTCGCTGCTCGACGGGCGTGACTTCCCGTCGATCGAGGATCTGGAGCCGGAAGACCTTAACGACTTTTCCGCTCACAGCGTTCTGCTCGACTTCACCTGCGGCCGCGACAATCCGGCGACTCCCTACATTGGCGCGGCTATTCGGGAGGAGTGCGGTCTTCAGGACGAGGTGCGCACCATCTCCGATGTGCCCAGCCGCTCGCTCCTGTCGCGCCTGACCGACCATTACATGCAGATCATCGCCAATCGGGCACCGGTTGGGTTCGAGGCCGAGTTCGACAATCAGCGCGGTGAACCGATCTGCTATCGCGGGATCCTGATGCCCTTTTCGTCGGACGGCGACACGATCGATTTCATCTATGGCGTCATCAACTGGAAGCATGGCGAGGTTCGCACGTCGCAGCAGGTCATCGTGCCAATGCTGGATGTCGACGACGCTGCCGAACCGCAAGCTCAAGATCTGGCGCCTGACGAATCCGAGTTGGTGCTCGATGTGCCAGCGCAGGTGTCGCGAAATCCGCTTGGCGGCTTCTCCGCCAGCATTCCCGACATCGAAGAACCCAGTTTCCCGCGCGCTACCAAGCCTCCCGAAGAAAACGGCTCCGAACTCCCGGTCGTAATCGCCGATCTGGAAGAAGCGATCGAAGAAGATGCGATTCCCGCCATCGCCCTTTCCGACGATGCCGAGCTTGCCGACCGCCTTTGGGCGGCGCGAGAGACCGCGGAGGCGGTGAAGTCGGCGGACGGGCGCAGCCGCGCCGCTTTGTATAGCGCATTGTCGCTCGCCTATGACTTCGCAATCGCGGCGCAGAGTCATCCCGACGATTATGCGGAGCTGCTTCAGGACTCCGGCGTGAAGGCCCAGGCCCGTGCGCCGATGACGCCGATCGTGAAGCTCGTATTCGGGATCGATTACGACAAGACGCGCCTGACCGAATTCGCGTCGGCTTTGTCCTATGCGCAGCGCGTGCAGGTCTCGCTGGGCGGGTTCAAATCCTTCATCGAGACCCAAACCGGCGGCCTTAAGGCGCTGGTCGCCGCGGAACGTCAGGCCAAACGGCCCGAAGCGCGCGCCGACACAAAGCTGGACGCCGCGCGCGATCGCCTTCGCGCAGCTGAACCGGTGGCGCTCGCCGACGTCTCGATCGAGAGTGAATTTGCGTTGGTCGTCACCCGCCGCGCCGCGGACGGAAGTCACGAGGTGGTGGCGCTGATCGACGACGAAGCAATGGTGGAGAAAGCGATCCGCCGCCTCGCATAACGATGGAGGCCGGGGTTGTCCCGGTTGCGACCGCGGGTCTATAGGCCCGTGCAATCGCAGCCATGCGGAGCATCTTCCATCATGACAATCTCGTCGCGCCCGGCCAGTTCCTTGGTCGACGGCGTGCTTGCGGCATTGACCGCCAACGCCCTTCCCGGTGAAACGGAAGGGTTCGATCCCACCCAGCAGTACGACGCCGCCGCTTTTGTCGCTCAGGCCTTGCAGACGCGCGCTGCCCAGCAGTCGGTCGTCGAGCTTCAATCGATCGGCGGCGAAGCGGGCAACCGCCGGATGCGTCTGGTCACCGTCAACGAGGACATGCCGTTCCTCGTCGACAGTGTCGCGGCAGCGGTTGCATCCAATGGGATTGCCATACATCGCTTGCTGCACCCGATCGTGGCGATCGAGCGCGACGGCAAAGGTCATGCACAAGGGCTCGGCCGCGGCGCGCCGGAGTCGATCATCTATATGGAACTGGATCGCGTCGAGGCGCGTGGACGGCGTGAGCTGGTTGACCAGCTTCAGGCCGTTCTCCGCGACGTACGCTCGGCGGTGCAGGACTGGCCGGTCATGCGCGACCGATTGTCCGCCGATGCCGACCGGCTGAGCAATGGCGACACGGAAGGCGCAGAGTTCCTACGCTGGCTGTCGAACAACAATTTCACCCTGCTTGGTCACGTCGATGTTGCGGCGAGCGGTCGAACCTCGGGGCCGCTCGGCATCTTCAGGAACGAACTTGCGATCTGGGATGAGGAGGCTTCGCGCGCGGCACTCGACCATCTTGCGAACAACAAGACCGGCTTGCTGATCCTGAAGTCCAGCCGGGTCTCGCCCGTGCACCGCCGCGCCCCCTCGACATCATCATCGTTCCGCAGGCGAACGGCACCTATTCGCTCCACGCGGGATTGTGGACCAGTGCTGCCTTACGCGCGCCGGCAGAGGAAGTGCCGATCCTGCGCGAGCGTCTTTCAAGCCTCGATCGTGAGCTTGGTTTCGCGCCGTCCAGCCACGGCGGCAAGGCCCTTGCCCACGCCATCTCGACGCTGCCTCACGACCTCTTGGTGGCCGTTGATGAACGCTATGTTCGGGCAGCCGCGCTCACCGCAATGTCGCTGGTCGACCGGCCTCGGCCCAAGCTGCTGCTTCTGACCGACAGCATCAACCGTCAGCTCTACGTCTTCGCCTGGACCCCGCGCGAGCAATTGTCGACCGAGCGGCGGCGCGCGCTTGCGACATTGCTGGAACGGGAAATCGGAAGCCCTCTCAGCAATTGGTCGGTCGAACTTGATGAAGGTGAATTGGCGCTGCTCCGGTACATCCTGCCGCTTGCGCCCGATGCCAAGCTGCCCGACATCGAACGGCTTGATTCGACCTTCGTTGCCATGGTGCGTGGCTGGGCGCCCGCGGTGGAGTCCGAACTGGTCGGGCGCGCAGGCGTGGCACGGGCCGCGCGTCTCGGACTGACCTACATCGGAGCGTTTCCGGAAGATTATCGCACCCGTGCCGATGCGGCGGAAGCGACCGCCGACATCCTCAAGCTTTCGAGCCTGTCCGGACCGGCCGAGCGCGCGGTCCTGATGTGGCGCGACGAGGGTGAACATGCGGGCGAGCTGCGCCTCAAGACCTACGCCCGCGGAGGCCTCGTGCCATTGTCCGAGGTCGTGCCGGTTCTCGAGAATTTCGGCTTCCAGGTTTTGGAGGAAGTGCCGACGGAGCTGTCGGGCGACCTTGGCTATATCCACGACTTTCGGCTTCGGCTCGTCGGCGCCGAGCTTTCCAGGCTTACCCAGCGCTTCCCCGCAATCGAGGCCGCCATCGCCTCGGTGCTGAGCGGCACGGCGGAGAATGACGAGTTCAACCAGTTAGTGCTGTTTGCCGGCTTGGAGATGCGGGCCGTGGTGTGGATCCGCGCCTGGTTCCGCTACTTGCGCCAGACCGGCAGCAGCTTTGGCCTCGTCACCATCGTGGACGCGCTGCGCCGCGCCCCGGCCGCGACCGAGGCGCTGATCCAGCTGTTCGAAGCCGCGCATGACCCTGCGGCCCTCAAGTCACGCGACGCCAGGGTCAGCGCTGCCGCAACCGCGTTCGACGAGGCCTTGGCTAACGTGCGCTCCATCGACGATGACCGCATCCTCCGGCGCTTTCGAGCGCTCATCGACGCGGTGTTGCGAACGAATGCGTTTGCACCCGCGGGCGAGGAGGCGCTCGCCTTCAAGATCGACAGCAGCCGCGTTCCCGGCCTGCCGGCGCCCGTCCCATGGCGCGAGATCTGGGTCTATTCGCCGCGGGTTGAGGGCATTCACCTGCGCGGCGGCCCGATCGCTCGCGGAGGCCTTCGCTGGTCCGACCGCCGCGATGACTTCCGGACCGAGATCCTCGGCCTGATGAAGGCGCAGCTGGTAAAGAATGCGGTGATCGTGCCGACCGGCGCCAAAGGGGGATTCTACCCCAAGCGCTTGCCCCTGTCGTCCGACCGTGAGGCGTGGCTGGCAGAAGGCACGGAAAGCTACCGCATCTTCATCCGGTCTTTGCTGTCGATCACCGACAACCTCGTCAATGACAAGGTCGTGCACCCTGACGGCGTGGTCGTGCTCGACGGCGACGATCCCTATTTCGTGGTCGCCGCCGACAAGGGCACCGCAACCTTCTCCGACGTGGCGAATGCTATCTCGCTGGAGCGCAACTTCTGGCTGGGCGACGCCTTCGCCAGCGGCGGCTCGAACGGTTACGACCACAAGGCGATGGGCATCACGGCCAAAGGCGCGTGGATTTCAGTGCAGCGTCACTTTCTTGAAATGGGCGTCGACGTGCAGACGCAGCCGGTGCGCGTCGTGGGGTGCGGCGACATGTCCGGGGACGTGTTCGGAAACGGCATGCTGCTGTCGCAAGCGATCAAGCTGGTAGCCGCGTTCGACCATCGGCACATCTTCATCGATCCCGACCCAGACCCGTCAGCAAGCTTTGCTGAACGGCAACGGTTGTTCGAACTGCCACGTTCCAGCTGGGACGATTACGACCGAAAATTGCTGTCGAAGGGTGGCGGGATCTTCGCCCGCAGCGAGAAGTCGATCCCGCTCAGCAAGGAGGCTCGGGCGGCGCTCGGAATCGACTTGGAGGCGACCGATCCAGCCACGCTGATCAACGCCATCCTGAAGAGCCCCGTCGACCTCATCTGGTTCGGCGGCATCGGCACCTACATGAAGGCGAGCACGCAATCGCACGCGGACGTCGGCGATCCCGTCAATGACGGCCTACGCGTCGATGCGACGGAGGTTCGTGCCAAGGTGATCGGCGAGGGCGCAAACCTCGGCACGACGCAGGCGGCGCGCATCGAGTTCGCTGCGCACGGCGGTCGGATCAACACCGACTTCATCGACAATAGTGCGGGCGTCGACTGCTCGGACAATGAAGTGAATATCAAGATCCCGCTCAACCGCGAGGTGCGGGAAGGGCAGCTCACCGAGGCGAAGCGCAACGCCCTGCTGGTCAAGATGACCGACGAGGTCGCGGACATCGTGCTGGAGGACAACCGCCTGCAGACGCTGGCACTGTCGATTGCGGAGACTGGCGGCGTCTCGGCATTGCCCAGCCACGTCCGCGCCATCGAATTACTGGAAGCGTCGGGCCGGCTCAACCGCAAGGTCGAGGGGCTGGCGAGCAGCGACGAACTGCTGCGCCGGTCGCAGGAGCGTCGCGGGCTGACACGGCCGGAACTGGCCGTCATCCTGTCGATGGCCAAGCTCGCGCTGCAGGATGCGGCGGAAAGGCTGAAGCTCGGCGACTCCAAGATGCTCGAGCAGCAATTGTTTGACGCCTTCCCGACCGCCATGCGCAAAAGCCATGCGGCCTCGATCCGCAGTCACCCGCTGCGCGACGCGATCCTCGCCACCAAGGTCGCCAACCGCATCGTCAACCGGCTTGGGCCTGACACGGCGCTGGAACTGACGGAGGAGGAGGGCGCCTCGCTCAGCCAGGTCGTCGTCGCCTTTCTCGTTGCCGAACGCCTGCTCGACCTCGGCAGCTTGTGGCGCCGGATCGAGGAAGCGCCCCTGGCGGAGAATGTCCGCATCGAATTGTTCGCGGTGGCTGCGACCACGGTGCGCTCGCACCTGTCCGACATCTTGCGGGCATCGGGCGCGGAGACCGACCCGGCCAAGCTATGCAAATTGTTCGAGCCCGGCCTCAAGAAGATCAGCGGCGCCGCGACGCGCCTGATCCGTGCCGAGGTCCGCAACGAGGCCGTCGCCCGCCGCGAGCGGCTGCTTGCACTTGGCGCCAACGAGGAGGTGATCCGCGACCTCGTGCGTCTATTCGAACTGGACGGTGCGTTCGGGCTCGCGGCCTTGGCGGCGCAGCGCGACTTCGACGAGCTCGCCCTGGTGCGCGGCTACACCATGCTCGGCGAGTCGCTCGGCATCGATTGGGCGCAGCAGCAGCTGGCGCGTTTCACCCCGACCAATAATTGGGAGCGTTTGCTCACCGCCGGCCTCAGCCGGGACTTCGAGCAATTGCGCATCGACTTCCTCGCCCGGAGCCGCGGCAAGGATCCCGAAGAGAGCGTCACTGCCTGGGTCGACAAGCAGGGGCCGCGCCTGGAGCAGTTCCGCGCCCTGATCGCCCGCGCCCGCCGCGAGGGCAGCGTCAGCACGCCGATGCTTGCCCAGATTGCAAGCCAGGCGCGCATCCTGCTCGCGAGGTAAAATGCCGAAGATCGCGTTCCTGACTCCGGCGGAGGATTATCCGGAGGATTGCTCCTGGTCGTTTCAACCGCAGGCCGATGCGCTTCGCGCGCGGGGCGCCACGGTCGATGGCATTCGCTGGACCGAGGCGGGCGATCTCTCCGGCTACGACCTCATCATGCCGCTGCTCACCTGGGGCTATCACCTCCGCTACCCGCAATGGCTGGACTTTCTGGACCGGCTCGAGCGTGAGCGATTGCCGGTCGTAAACCCGCCCGAGTTGCTGCGCTGGAACAGCGACAAAGCCTACCTCGCGGAGCTGCCGTCGCATGGTGTGTCGACCATCGCGACGGTCGCAGTGGATGCTTGCTCCGACGGCGACCTCGAAGAGGCGCGACAGCGCTTCGGCAAGCAAGAGATCGTCGTCAAACCGCCGGTCTCCGCCGGTGCGTGGGGCACGTATCGGCTCGCCGCCGGCGAGCGTTTGCCCGACGACTTGCAGGGGCAGCGCGTCATCATCCAGCCCATGATCGACAGCGTCGTGACCACCGGCGAAAACTCACTGCTGCTGTTTGACGGCGAACTCAGCCATGCAGTGGTCAAACGCCCGAAGCCCGGTGACTTCCGCGTCCAACCTTCACTGGGCGGCAGCACCGTCCGGTGCGACCCTCCTCCCGGCAGCGAAGCGCTGGCGAAAGCAGCGCTCGCCGCCGCGCCGGCGCATGCGACCTACGCGCGCATCGACATGGTCGAAGGCGAGGGTGGCCAGCTGATGATCATGGAGATGGAGCTGATCGAACCGGCGCTGTTCCTCGGCGAAGCGCCCGAAGGCACGCCGGCGTTCGTCAACGCCGTGCTCTCAGCCGCTGAGCGAGCGCGCGAATAACCATTGCCGGATCGCGGAGGTGAGGTTCGGCGGCGACTTCACGTTCAGCCGCGCCGCATCGATCTGCGCAACGAGGGCGTTAACCGGCAGTCCCTGATCGTGCGCTGAAATCTCCAGCGCCCGCCAGAACAAGGGCTCCAGGCTGATGGAGGTCGGATGCCCCGCGATCAGCACCGATCGCTTCACGGGCGGGGCGTAACCGACGGTCTCCATCCACCTACTCCAGCAAAGCGGCGCGGAGTGAATCCGCGCCGTCGGCCGGGCTTGCTGACGCAACCCGCCGTCCGCACCTCGCCGTTTCTCCGGCAGCTAAAGATTGCTGCGCAATCTCGTCGCTGCCGTCGGCGGCTCAGTACATGTGTTGGCCGCCGTTGATGGACAAGGTCGAGCCCGTAATGAACCCGCCATTCTCGTCACAAAGGAAGGTCACGCCGCGCGCGATCTCATCCGCTCGGCCGAGACGTCCGACCGGAATCCGCTGAACGATCTTACCAAGCACTTCTTCCGGCACCGCAGCGACCATGTCGGTGTCGATATAGCCCGGGGCGATCGCGTTCACCGTCACCCCGAACTTGGCGCCTTCCTGCGCCAGCGCCTTGGTGAAGCCGTGGATGCCAGACTTGGCGGCCGCATAGTTGACTTGGCCGTACTGCCCCGCCTGCCCGTTGATCGAGCCGATGTTGACGATCCGGCCATAGCCGCGGCTAGTCATGCCTTCGAAGACCGCCTTCGCCATGTTGAAGCAGCCGCCTAGGTTGGTGTCGATCACGTCCTGCCACTTGGCGTGATCCATGCGCTTCATCGTGCCGTCGCGGGTAATTCCGGCATTGTTGACCAGCACGTCGACCGGCCCAAGCTCCGCTTCGACTTGAGCGACACCGGCTTGGCAGGCGTCGAAGTCCGACACGTCCCATTTATACGCCTTGATGCCGGTGCGCTCGGTGAACTCGCGTGCCCGCTCCTCATTGCCCGCATAGTTCGCTGCAACCTGAAGCCCCAAGTCACGAAGCGCGATGCTGATCGCCTCACCGATGCCGCGCGTGCCGCCGGTGACGATTGCCACTCGAGCCATTGATCCTCTCCTCCTGTTTTGCGGGAAGGCTTATTCGGCGGGCAACCAGCCTGCAAGCTCGCGGCGCACAATCGCTTCCAGCATCGTCATGCCTTCGTCGCTGGCGTTGAGGCAATCCAGTCGGGCAAAACGCTCGCCGCCCG encodes:
- a CDS encoding glycosyltransferase family 61 protein gives rise to the protein MAKQTFHGFAPGEAEHRLKKVLRNPDPAQPLIHKLHDVVALPGFASLYTTEGRRIDEAAEMTLSAEAPAALRDKLKSRPKAEVSLPTSLNVVEGPVLFAGYLTRHYGHFVIDGMSRLWARDMFPTLPLLFTQPAADGGRRPFSTDALDALGLSSRIISAPGPTLFRELVCPGTSFEYRWKAFRAADEPHLAASNRLSSSARRWRRPVYLTRTGLADATDAIGKVRGKMRRSDAEPELESELSRRGFDVVHPEALPLSDQIALFEEAPLIVGIIGSAFHTALFSRTGRANLAILNWGRGFENCLLVDSLKQHKSAYLKSIGTPGDDGEHPLDVGLTIRLMEQAGLVSAHTHTGPRG
- a CDS encoding ribbon-helix-helix domain-containing protein yields the protein METVGYAPPVKRSVLIAGHPTSISLEPLFWRALEISAHDQGLPVNALVAQIDAARLNVKSPPNLTSAIRQWLFARSLSG
- a CDS encoding ATP-grasp domain-containing protein, with translation MPKIAFLTPAEDYPEDCSWSFQPQADALRARGATVDGIRWTEAGDLSGYDLIMPLLTWGYHLRYPQWLDFLDRLERERLPVVNPPELLRWNSDKAYLAELPSHGVSTIATVAVDACSDGDLEEARQRFGKQEIVVKPPVSAGAWGTYRLAAGERLPDDLQGQRVIIQPMIDSVVTTGENSLLLFDGELSHAVVKRPKPGDFRVQPSLGGSTVRCDPPPGSEALAKAALAAAPAHATYARIDMVEGEGGQLMIMEMELIEPALFLGEAPEGTPAFVNAVLSAAERARE
- a CDS encoding PAS domain-containing protein, producing MDSYREHPSDFDYAADNQPDREVALTAGGDERRMHVRAYNYWVSLLDGRDFPSIEDLEPEDLNDFSAHSVLLDFTCGRDNPATPYIGAAIREECGLQDEVRTISDVPSRSLLSRLTDHYMQIIANRAPVGFEAEFDNQRGEPICYRGILMPFSSDGDTIDFIYGVINWKHGEVRTSQQVIVPMLDVDDAAEPQAQDLAPDESELVLDVPAQVSRNPLGGFSASIPDIEEPSFPRATKPPEENGSELPVVIADLEEAIEEDAIPAIALSDDAELADRLWAARETAEAVKSADGRSRAALYSALSLAYDFAIAAQSHPDDYAELLQDSGVKAQARAPMTPIVKLVFGIDYDKTRLTEFASALSYAQRVQVSLGGFKSFIETQTGGLKALVAAERQAKRPEARADTKLDAARDRLRAAEPVALADVSIESEFALVVTRRAADGSHEVVALIDDEAMVEKAIRRLA
- a CDS encoding NAD-glutamate dehydrogenase domain-containing protein → MPILRERLSSLDRELGFAPSSHGGKALAHAISTLPHDLLVAVDERYVRAAALTAMSLVDRPRPKLLLLTDSINRQLYVFAWTPREQLSTERRRALATLLEREIGSPLSNWSVELDEGELALLRYILPLAPDAKLPDIERLDSTFVAMVRGWAPAVESELVGRAGVARAARLGLTYIGAFPEDYRTRADAAEATADILKLSSLSGPAERAVLMWRDEGEHAGELRLKTYARGGLVPLSEVVPVLENFGFQVLEEVPTELSGDLGYIHDFRLRLVGAELSRLTQRFPAIEAAIASVLSGTAENDEFNQLVLFAGLEMRAVVWIRAWFRYLRQTGSSFGLVTIVDALRRAPAATEALIQLFEAAHDPAALKSRDARVSAAATAFDEALANVRSIDDDRILRRFRALIDAVLRTNAFAPAGEEALAFKIDSSRVPGLPAPVPWREIWVYSPRVEGIHLRGGPIARGGLRWSDRRDDFRTEILGLMKAQLVKNAVIVPTGAKGGFYPKRLPLSSDREAWLAEGTESYRIFIRSLLSITDNLVNDKVVHPDGVVVLDGDDPYFVVAADKGTATFSDVANAISLERNFWLGDAFASGGSNGYDHKAMGITAKGAWISVQRHFLEMGVDVQTQPVRVVGCGDMSGDVFGNGMLLSQAIKLVAAFDHRHIFIDPDPDPSASFAERQRLFELPRSSWDDYDRKLLSKGGGIFARSEKSIPLSKEARAALGIDLEATDPATLINAILKSPVDLIWFGGIGTYMKASTQSHADVGDPVNDGLRVDATEVRAKVIGEGANLGTTQAARIEFAAHGGRINTDFIDNSAGVDCSDNEVNIKIPLNREVREGQLTEAKRNALLVKMTDEVADIVLEDNRLQTLALSIAETGGVSALPSHVRAIELLEASGRLNRKVEGLASSDELLRRSQERRGLTRPELAVILSMAKLALQDAAERLKLGDSKMLEQQLFDAFPTAMRKSHAASIRSHPLRDAILATKVANRIVNRLGPDTALELTEEEGASLSQVVVAFLVAERLLDLGSLWRRIEEAPLAENVRIELFAVAATTVRSHLSDILRASGAETDPAKLCKLFEPGLKKISGAATRLIRAEVRNEAVARRERLLALGANEEVIRDLVRLFELDGAFGLAALAAQRDFDELALVRGYTMLGESLGIDWAQQQLARFTPTNNWERLLTAGLSRDFEQLRIDFLARSRGKDPEESVTAWVDKQGPRLEQFRALIARARREGSVSTPMLAQIASQARILLAR
- the phbB gene encoding acetoacetyl-CoA reductase, which translates into the protein MARVAIVTGGTRGIGEAISIALRDLGLQVAANYAGNEERAREFTERTGIKAYKWDVSDFDACQAGVAQVEAELGPVDVLVNNAGITRDGTMKRMDHAKWQDVIDTNLGGCFNMAKAVFEGMTSRGYGRIVNIGSINGQAGQYGQVNYAAAKSGIHGFTKALAQEGAKFGVTVNAIAPGYIDTDMVAAVPEEVLGKIVQRIPVGRLGRADEIARGVTFLCDENGGFITGSTLSINGGQHMY